A genomic segment from Paenibacillus sp. FSL K6-1096 encodes:
- a CDS encoding helix-turn-helix domain-containing protein, with product MTLMLIDDDVPMLEYVEYLLGPLGLELQLVASAYSSEDALEQFHAVLPDIVIVDIGLPGMDGLELADAFRSTKPEVRLIFLTCYEDFHYSKRAIQLEADDYLIKDELSPEQLKSSLTKAMSRFKGREELLERYSFRQAIERNKEVLKQSFLKQLLSGTAAQEGTLAFGERLGISFRHPYLRYGFIHMDAASVTERYRYQDIPLIHFAVNNIALELAGGDTSITPVMSRDADLDLLWNVADPGNAGNRLAEFMQAVQEKVEQYLKITVRGFYSESCAKVDRFDGLYRTLTGSRENNFYAPALPVAVLDAQADFAQTIEWRGEKERGMLSLALAEQQAAWIDLAVNQYTQQAAAERLLPRLVKEAYGSFVRQMAYEAGEAAGEAFFTQLEQTVQLEEAASLTRRELRRLWREHTLAPAAAEAKDIRLQAVDRFLEEHADRMVTSTDMAEHLHLNASYFSRYFKKLAGVNFTDYVNQYKIKMAIAMLARPNETVENVAYTLGFSDRAYFSKVFKKYSGRNPSEYKAGPVEEDGDRPE from the coding sequence ATGACCCTGATGCTGATTGATGATGATGTCCCGATGCTGGAATATGTAGAATATCTGCTCGGGCCGCTCGGGCTGGAACTGCAACTGGTGGCTTCGGCGTATAGCAGTGAAGATGCGCTGGAGCAGTTCCATGCGGTGCTGCCGGATATCGTGATTGTCGATATCGGGCTGCCGGGCATGGACGGGCTGGAGCTGGCCGATGCCTTCCGCAGCACGAAGCCGGAGGTGCGTCTGATTTTCCTGACCTGCTACGAGGATTTCCATTACTCGAAGCGGGCCATTCAGCTTGAGGCGGATGATTACCTCATCAAGGATGAGCTCTCGCCCGAGCAGCTGAAGAGCAGCCTCACCAAGGCGATGAGCCGCTTCAAGGGCCGCGAGGAACTGCTGGAGCGCTACTCCTTCCGCCAGGCGATTGAGCGCAATAAGGAGGTGCTGAAGCAGAGCTTCCTGAAGCAGCTTTTGTCGGGTACAGCCGCTCAGGAGGGCACCCTCGCGTTCGGGGAACGCCTGGGCATCTCCTTCAGGCATCCGTATCTGCGCTACGGATTTATTCATATGGATGCCGCTTCCGTTACGGAGCGCTACCGGTATCAGGATATCCCGCTGATTCATTTTGCGGTGAACAATATCGCACTGGAGCTGGCTGGCGGGGATACTTCCATTACGCCCGTCATGAGCAGGGACGCTGACCTGGATCTGCTCTGGAATGTGGCCGACCCCGGCAATGCGGGGAACCGGCTGGCTGAATTCATGCAGGCGGTGCAGGAGAAGGTGGAGCAATATCTGAAGATTACTGTACGCGGGTTCTATTCAGAGTCCTGCGCTAAGGTGGATCGCTTCGACGGGTTATACCGGACGCTCACCGGCAGCCGGGAGAACAATTTCTATGCTCCGGCGCTGCCGGTAGCTGTGCTGGATGCGCAAGCAGACTTCGCGCAGACCATTGAGTGGCGCGGAGAGAAGGAGCGTGGGATGCTGTCCCTGGCGCTGGCGGAGCAGCAGGCCGCCTGGATCGATCTCGCGGTCAACCAGTACACGCAGCAGGCTGCGGCAGAGCGGCTGCTGCCCCGGCTGGTGAAGGAGGCCTACGGCAGCTTCGTCCGCCAGATGGCTTACGAGGCCGGGGAGGCGGCCGGGGAAGCCTTCTTCACGCAGCTGGAGCAGACGGTACAGCTTGAGGAAGCGGCCAGCCTGACCCGGCGGGAGCTGCGGCGGTTGTGGCGGGAGCACACACTGGCCCCGGCTGCGGCGGAAGCCAAGGATATCCGGCTTCAGGCGGTGGACCGGTTCCTGGAGGAGCACGCGGACCGGATGGTCACCTCAACGGATATGGCTGAGCATCTGCATCTGAATGCCAGCTATTTCTCCCGCTACTTCAAGAAGCTGGCTGGCGTTAATTTCACCGACTACGTCAACCAGTACAAAATAAAGATGGCCATCGCCATGCTGGCCCGCCCGAACGAAACAGTGGAGAATGTCGCCTACACCCTCGGCTTCTCCGACCGGGCCTACTTCTCCAAGGTGTTCAAGAAATACAGCGGCCGGAACCCGAGCGAGTATAAGGCGGGGCCGGTGGAGGAGGATGGGGACAGGCCGGAATAG
- the hemH gene encoding ferrochelatase: protein MTTKIGVLVMSYGTPESLEDIEAYYTHIRRGHAPSPEQLKELTDRYKAIVGGVFPLRENTDRQVEALQAKLNSGQIRYVCYQGLKHARPFIEDGVEAMVRDGITQAIGIVLAPHYSVMSVGTYIKRAKEKAEASGIHMEFVESYHLHPELIDVLSRRVTAKLDEFEETGAVRDEVRVLFSAHSLPERILSMGDPYRDQLLETSRAIAAQAGVESWQFTWQSAGRTAEPWLGPDILDTLRELSETQVKYVLSAPIGFVSDHLEVLYDLDIEAQALASELDLRLLRIDSLNSDPAYMSVLADVVRKKAQELKVKQP from the coding sequence GTGACCACCAAAATTGGAGTACTCGTGATGTCGTACGGCACGCCTGAGAGTCTTGAGGATATCGAGGCTTATTATACGCATATCCGCCGGGGACATGCGCCCTCACCGGAACAGCTGAAGGAGCTGACTGACCGCTATAAGGCGATCGTCGGCGGGGTGTTCCCGCTCAGGGAGAATACAGACCGTCAGGTGGAGGCGTTGCAGGCCAAGCTGAACAGCGGGCAGATCCGTTATGTCTGCTACCAGGGGCTGAAGCATGCCAGACCGTTCATTGAGGATGGCGTGGAGGCGATGGTCCGTGACGGAATCACGCAGGCCATCGGCATTGTTCTGGCCCCGCATTACTCGGTCATGAGCGTGGGCACCTACATTAAGCGTGCCAAGGAGAAGGCTGAAGCCAGCGGCATTCATATGGAGTTCGTGGAGAGCTACCATTTGCATCCCGAGCTGATCGATGTGCTTAGCCGGAGAGTGACCGCCAAGCTGGATGAATTCGAGGAGACGGGTGCCGTGCGCGATGAGGTGCGTGTGCTGTTCAGTGCACACAGCCTGCCTGAGCGCATTCTGTCCATGGGCGATCCGTACCGTGACCAGCTGCTGGAGACTTCCCGGGCCATTGCCGCCCAGGCCGGTGTAGAATCCTGGCAGTTCACCTGGCAGAGTGCGGGCCGGACAGCGGAGCCGTGGCTGGGTCCGGACATCCTGGATACGCTCCGCGAGCTGTCTGAGACCCAGGTGAAATATGTGCTGTCCGCTCCCATCGGCTTCGTCTCCGACCATCTGGAGGTGCTGTACGATCTGGACATCGAGGCGCAGGCTCTGGCCTCTGAGCTGGATCTGCGGCTGCTGCGGATTGATTCGCTGAACAGCGACCCGGCTTATATGTCGGTGCTTGCCGATGTGGTACGCAAGAAGGCACAAGAGCTGAAGGTGAAGCAGCCATGA
- a CDS encoding DUF1450 domain-containing protein — translation MANDIRICDECNHIKMKSIVPKLMKMAPDAEIKTGCISYCGPCGKRPFVYINGRYISGPSEDEVLAKAAAFVKQPAEKK, via the coding sequence ATGGCTAACGATATTAGAATCTGTGACGAATGCAATCATATCAAAATGAAAAGCATCGTGCCCAAGCTGATGAAAATGGCGCCGGACGCCGAGATTAAGACAGGCTGCATCTCCTACTGCGGCCCATGCGGCAAACGCCCGTTTGTCTACATCAACGGCCGCTACATCAGCGGACCGTCCGAGGATGAGGTGCTGGCCAAAGCGGCCGCCTTCGTCAAACAGCCGGCAGAGAAGAAGTAA
- a CDS encoding iron-sulfur cluster assembly accessory protein, with translation MNVKITRNAAKVIKKTMELEGNSELKLRVAVTHAHGDHAHYGLDLDTPKENDVVISTDKEIDVILDKDQPLLDGVKIDYLYFPEEGFVITNPSKGNHGDH, from the coding sequence ATGAACGTCAAAATTACCCGCAACGCGGCTAAAGTGATAAAGAAAACAATGGAGCTGGAAGGCAACAGCGAGCTTAAACTGCGTGTAGCGGTTACTCATGCCCATGGCGACCATGCCCACTACGGCCTGGATTTGGACACGCCTAAGGAGAACGATGTCGTGATCTCCACCGACAAGGAAATCGATGTCATTCTGGACAAGGACCAGCCGCTGCTGGATGGCGTGAAGATCGATTATCTCTACTTCCCCGAAGAAGGCTTCGTGATTACTAATCCGTCTAAAGGAAATCATGGCGATCACTAA
- the hemE gene encoding uroporphyrinogen decarboxylase yields the protein MTYNDTFIRACRRQDTEYTPVWYMRQAGRYDPDYRTIKEKYSLLEICRQPELAAEVTLMPVRKLGVDAAILYSDIMNPVASLGVDFDIVKNVGPVIENPIRSAKDVDLLKPIDVEGDLGHILETIALLDRELEVPLITFAGAPFTIASYLIEGRPSKSYHRTKEMMFSQPKVWEKLMDKLGDMVIAYLRAHVRSGGKAFQLFDSWVGALAPRDFEQYVLPTITRIFSELSDLDVPKIYFPGVSSGELLPCLTELQADVIGLDWRVSITEGRRRTGGGFAVQGNLDPYLLTAPMDVLKARARELIDEGIQQPGYIFNLGHGLFPEASLDTLKELTDYVHEYSAAAMKQS from the coding sequence ATGACCTACAACGACACTTTTATCCGTGCCTGCAGACGGCAGGACACAGAGTACACCCCCGTATGGTACATGCGGCAGGCCGGCCGGTATGATCCCGACTACCGTACCATCAAAGAGAAATACTCGCTGCTGGAAATCTGCAGACAGCCCGAGCTTGCCGCCGAGGTGACCCTGATGCCTGTGCGCAAGCTGGGGGTGGATGCGGCGATTTTGTATTCCGATATTATGAATCCGGTAGCTTCGCTGGGTGTGGATTTCGACATCGTGAAGAATGTCGGGCCGGTCATTGAGAACCCGATCCGCTCAGCCAAGGATGTAGACCTGCTGAAGCCCATTGATGTGGAGGGCGATCTGGGCCACATTCTGGAGACAATCGCCCTGCTGGACAGGGAGCTGGAGGTGCCGCTGATTACTTTTGCCGGAGCCCCGTTCACGATTGCCAGTTATCTGATTGAGGGCCGTCCCTCGAAGAGCTATCACCGCACTAAAGAGATGATGTTCAGCCAGCCCAAGGTATGGGAGAAGCTGATGGACAAGCTGGGCGATATGGTGATCGCCTATCTGCGCGCCCATGTCCGCAGCGGCGGGAAGGCGTTCCAGTTGTTCGACAGCTGGGTCGGGGCGCTGGCACCGCGCGATTTCGAGCAGTATGTGCTGCCGACGATCACCCGGATTTTCTCCGAGCTGTCTGATCTGGATGTTCCAAAGATTTATTTCCCGGGTGTCAGCTCCGGGGAGCTGCTCCCCTGCCTGACCGAGCTGCAGGCCGATGTCATCGGACTGGACTGGCGGGTAAGCATTACTGAAGGACGGCGCAGAACCGGCGGGGGCTTTGCTGTCCAGGGGAATCTGGACCCTTATCTGCTGACTGCACCTATGGATGTACTGAAGGCGCGGGCCAGGGAACTGATCGATGAAGGGATTCAGCAGCCGGGGTATATTTTCAATCTGGGCCACGGGTTATTCCCGGAAGCCTCACTGGACACGCTAAAGGAATTAACGGATTACGTGCATGAATATTCGGCAGCGGCAATGAAGCAGAGCTAA
- a CDS encoding FAD-dependent oxidoreductase — translation MNRTVFTLPAEEIAVSYEVDVLVAGGGPAGVAAAIAAARSGARTLLIEQRGFLGGMGTVALVPAFCPYSDGEKAVVRGIGLELLERMKAGCEPEFRERFGNELDWVPIDPEVLKRVYDEAVAESGAEVLLHTVASQTVMDETGRRIDGVVIVNKSGRSLIRAGTVIDTTGDADLAALAGAPFHKGGEGGDLQAATMCYLLANVDRRRFEQYRIESGDTDQIHQAVQQAQADGKLPQGRDSVSGLSWVADYLVGVNFGHVFGIDGSRAEDLTRGAIEGRKLVLRQLEFFRDYVPGFEQAHLVSTGEQIGIRETRRIVGDYVLTQEDFMNMVSFADDIARNSYFIDIHMARSSGAMHIHHLPPGKSHGVPYRCLLPVGLDNVWVAGRAASSDRVVQGSLRVMPNCFAMGQAAGMAAAMAAAAGGGSRSMDVPQLQRRLMEQGAWLGEALAAL, via the coding sequence ATGAACAGAACTGTATTTACCCTGCCTGCGGAGGAGATCGCGGTATCCTATGAGGTGGATGTGCTGGTGGCCGGCGGCGGGCCTGCCGGCGTGGCGGCGGCGATTGCTGCGGCCCGTAGCGGGGCGCGGACACTGCTGATCGAGCAGCGCGGCTTCCTGGGCGGCATGGGGACCGTTGCCCTGGTGCCGGCCTTCTGTCCCTACAGTGACGGGGAGAAAGCCGTGGTGCGCGGCATCGGCCTGGAGCTGCTGGAGCGGATGAAGGCCGGGTGTGAGCCGGAATTCCGCGAGCGCTTCGGAAATGAGCTGGACTGGGTGCCCATCGACCCGGAGGTACTGAAGCGTGTCTACGATGAGGCGGTAGCGGAGAGCGGGGCAGAGGTGCTGCTCCATACTGTCGCCAGCCAGACCGTGATGGATGAGACCGGCAGAAGGATTGACGGCGTAGTGATCGTGAACAAGTCCGGACGGAGCCTGATCCGCGCCGGAACGGTTATTGATACGACCGGCGATGCCGATCTGGCTGCCCTGGCCGGTGCGCCCTTCCATAAGGGCGGGGAGGGCGGCGACCTGCAAGCCGCGACCATGTGCTATCTGCTGGCGAATGTGGACCGCCGGCGGTTCGAGCAATACCGGATTGAAAGCGGTGACACTGACCAGATCCATCAGGCGGTGCAGCAGGCCCAGGCGGACGGGAAGCTGCCGCAGGGCCGGGACTCCGTCTCGGGCCTGTCCTGGGTGGCCGATTATCTGGTCGGGGTGAACTTCGGCCATGTGTTCGGCATCGACGGCTCCCGTGCTGAGGACCTGACCCGCGGGGCGATAGAGGGGCGTAAGCTGGTCCTCCGCCAGCTTGAATTCTTCCGCGACTATGTTCCCGGCTTCGAGCAGGCCCATCTCGTCTCCACCGGCGAGCAGATCGGCATCCGCGAGACCCGGCGGATTGTGGGCGACTATGTGCTGACGCAAGAGGATTTCATGAATATGGTATCCTTCGCGGACGATATTGCCCGCAACAGTTATTTCATTGATATTCATATGGCGCGCAGCAGCGGGGCGATGCATATTCACCATCTGCCGCCCGGGAAGTCGCACGGCGTTCCTTACCGTTGCCTGCTACCGGTTGGCTTGGACAATGTGTGGGTGGCGGGCCGCGCAGCCTCCTCGGACCGTGTGGTACAAGGGTCGCTGCGGGTGATGCCCAACTGCTTCGCCATGGGGCAGGCGGCCGGGATGGCCGCAGCAATGGCCGCAGCAGCGGGCGGCGGGAGCCGGAGCATGGATGTTCCGCAGCTCCAGCGCAGGCTGATGGAGCAGGGAGCCTGGCTCGGCGAAGCCTTGGCTGCGTTATAA
- a CDS encoding class I SAM-dependent RNA methyltransferase has protein sequence MGKLQLIATAPMGLEAVVARELNGLGYETTVENGRVLFCGDYIDICRCNLWLRTSDRVLVKMGQFPAKTFDELFEGVKAINWEDWIPENGEFPVEGRSHKSQLTSVPACQGIVKKAIVEKLKQSYRTEWFPENGPRYVIEVILLNDIALITLDTTGPALHKRGYRRHATEAPLKETMAAALIQLSRWNGQRPLFDPCCGSGTILIEAAMIAWNIAPGLRRSFPSEHWPEIPQRLWEEAREEAFDAVRDDYPLQLTGTDIDPAAIEIAEAAAKSAGLSGEITFKHMAAAKARPEGEYGCIITNPPYGERISNDKEVEKLTRQFGEMMLYLPTWSFFAISPYKEFEQYYGRKADKRRKLYNGRIECQYYQYLGPLPPRK, from the coding sequence TTGGGCAAATTGCAATTGATCGCCACCGCCCCCATGGGGCTGGAGGCTGTAGTGGCAAGAGAATTGAACGGACTGGGTTATGAGACCACCGTTGAGAATGGCAGAGTCCTGTTCTGCGGGGATTATATCGATATCTGCCGCTGCAATCTGTGGCTTCGTACCTCGGACCGGGTCCTGGTCAAGATGGGCCAGTTCCCGGCCAAGACCTTCGATGAGCTGTTTGAAGGCGTGAAGGCCATCAACTGGGAGGATTGGATTCCCGAGAACGGCGAATTCCCGGTTGAAGGACGCTCGCACAAATCCCAGCTGACCAGTGTCCCGGCCTGCCAGGGTATCGTCAAGAAGGCGATTGTCGAGAAGCTGAAGCAGTCGTACCGTACCGAATGGTTCCCTGAGAACGGTCCCCGGTATGTGATTGAGGTCATCCTGCTGAATGATATCGCGCTGATCACGCTGGATACAACCGGACCGGCGCTGCACAAGCGCGGCTACCGCCGTCATGCCACCGAAGCGCCGCTGAAGGAGACGATGGCGGCGGCACTGATCCAGCTCAGCCGCTGGAACGGCCAGCGTCCCCTGTTCGATCCCTGCTGCGGATCAGGCACGATCCTGATTGAGGCTGCGATGATCGCCTGGAATATTGCGCCGGGCCTGCGCCGCTCGTTCCCTTCCGAGCATTGGCCGGAGATTCCGCAGCGCCTCTGGGAGGAGGCCCGCGAGGAAGCGTTCGACGCCGTGCGCGACGACTATCCGCTGCAGCTGACCGGAACGGATATCGATCCGGCGGCGATTGAGATCGCGGAAGCAGCCGCGAAGAGCGCCGGGCTGTCCGGCGAGATCACCTTCAAGCATATGGCCGCCGCCAAGGCCCGCCCCGAAGGCGAATACGGCTGCATCATCACCAACCCGCCTTACGGCGAGCGGATCAGCAATGACAAGGAAGTAGAGAAGCTCACCCGCCAATTCGGCGAGATGATGCTCTACCTGCCGACCTGGTCCTTCTTCGCCATCAGCCCGTACAAGGAGTTCGAGCAATACTACGGCCGCAAGGCGGACAAGCGCCGCAAGCTGTACAACGGCCGGATCGAATGCCAGTACTATCAGTACCTGGGCCCGCTGCCTCCGCGCAAGTAG
- a CDS encoding MFS transporter produces MKNWETWKINLMVLWFGQFLVNAGMTMITPFLSLYLAKDLGVTGDRAIGMWAGLIFAANFLTSFIFQPLWGKLADKYGRKIMLLRSSFGMAIVIVLMGFAQSPLQLLLLRLLNGTISGFNPASVALVSGTTPKPKMGFAMGLMQSGAVAGTILGPLMGGLLADWIGFRPIFYVVGALLFVASLLALFLVKEKFDRVEAAQVPQVSVLEGFKELAKVPQLPALFGVTFLLQFAMVSPMSLLPLYVEKLHGTTVDLAFWAGMVSAVTGISNMLASPLLGKLSDKVGAHRILTYALIGAALFLIPQAFVTSVWQLILVRFMMGVFMGGLLPSVNALIRSYTPDGKESRAFGFNSSTLALGNMLGALIGGFLSGYIGIEGLFIISGAFLLINTVWVRIKLYKKTEPRLFR; encoded by the coding sequence TTGAAGAATTGGGAGACCTGGAAAATCAACCTCATGGTGCTTTGGTTTGGCCAATTTCTGGTAAATGCCGGGATGACTATGATTACCCCGTTTCTGTCCCTCTATCTCGCGAAAGACCTGGGGGTGACCGGCGACCGGGCCATCGGGATGTGGGCGGGGCTTATTTTTGCCGCCAACTTCCTGACCTCGTTCATCTTTCAGCCGCTGTGGGGCAAGCTCGCCGACAAATACGGCCGCAAAATTATGCTCCTGCGCTCCAGCTTCGGCATGGCGATTGTTATTGTGCTGATGGGCTTCGCCCAGTCCCCGCTGCAGCTGCTGCTGCTCCGGCTGCTGAACGGAACCATCTCCGGCTTCAATCCCGCCTCTGTCGCGCTGGTCTCAGGCACCACACCGAAACCGAAGATGGGCTTCGCGATGGGTCTGATGCAGTCCGGCGCGGTAGCCGGAACGATTCTCGGGCCGCTGATGGGCGGCTTACTGGCGGACTGGATCGGGTTCCGCCCGATTTTCTATGTGGTCGGTGCACTTCTGTTCGTTGCTTCACTGCTGGCATTATTCCTGGTCAAAGAGAAATTCGACCGCGTAGAAGCAGCACAGGTGCCCCAGGTATCCGTGCTGGAAGGCTTCAAGGAGCTGGCGAAGGTGCCGCAGCTTCCCGCCTTGTTCGGCGTAACTTTTCTGCTGCAATTCGCTATGGTCAGCCCGATGTCGCTGTTACCGCTCTATGTAGAAAAACTGCACGGCACTACTGTGGACCTTGCCTTCTGGGCAGGTATGGTCAGCGCCGTGACCGGTATCTCGAATATGCTCGCCTCGCCGCTGCTCGGCAAGCTCAGCGACAAGGTCGGGGCGCACCGGATATTGACCTACGCGCTGATCGGCGCGGCCCTGTTCCTGATCCCTCAAGCCTTCGTCACCAGCGTCTGGCAGCTGATCCTTGTGCGCTTCATGATGGGCGTCTTCATGGGCGGACTGCTGCCCAGCGTCAACGCCCTGATCCGCTCTTATACGCCTGACGGCAAGGAGAGCCGGGCGTTCGGCTTCAACAGCAGCACCCTTGCGCTCGGCAATATGCTTGGTGCATTGATCGGCGGCTTCCTGTCCGGCTATATCGGCATTGAAGGACTGTTCATTATCTCCGGCGCCTTTCTGCTGATCAATACAGTCTGGGTGCGGATCAAGCTATACAAGAAGACTGAACCCCGGCTATTCCGTTAG
- a CDS encoding family 16 glycoside hydrolase: MTGSNGYSPRNTGRRRRLPMLVMIFVLLLGLGSGISGPAASAAGTTYYVDAVQGSDSYSGTSEAAAWKTLGKVNSMTFNPGDRILLKAGGVWNDQYLDLHGSGTEGSPITVDRYGSGAKPLINFGNTAAGGEGFGVRLRNVSYWEINNLEITSGQHATDMRRSGVLVVGEGTGAGDFRHIVIRGLDIHDIFGTDRRTGGINFHARGSGSAPESTWDGILIENNTVINVADTGIQTMTDAFLNNAWTHKFDAFRGVVIRGNTVERIHRDGILVRAAVSPLIEYNKTKSIGEACDIDPAVVNYLDNIAVVAAQWAYYTTGALFQYNEASDTRMLEGDGQPWDFDVEVHDSIYQYNYSYNNEGGTLLVMNNTNNNIFRYNISQNDLDGNGAFHLLSGGGNLHIYNNIIYRSGTQNRALTHASNTGMVYYTNNIFYNAASGQYTNSPRMTYSHNSFYGANAGVPSDPYKITGNPGLASPGTATGRESADGYKLLPSSPLIHAGVSVPDNGGLDYFGNPLYNGAPDIGAYEFQGTITPPATLFQDDFEDNDYSGWTTSGGAWSVTEDGTRTLSQTSGSGEALAYTGDAAWRNYTYSARVKLLNTFGNVGLLFRYADASNYYLFRLNDSGDKAELLKKTAGTLTVVSSTNTAVIPGQWTELKVSVSDSTITASAGGVQLIEWTDPAAQPAGGLIGLRMHSSTARIDDVKVTE; the protein is encoded by the coding sequence GTGACAGGCTCTAACGGCTATTCTCCCCGCAATACCGGCAGGCGGCGAAGGCTTCCCATGCTGGTGATGATTTTCGTGCTGCTGCTCGGTCTCGGATCAGGCATTTCAGGACCGGCTGCTTCCGCTGCCGGAACCACCTATTATGTCGATGCCGTCCAGGGCAGCGACAGCTACTCAGGCACCAGTGAAGCAGCGGCCTGGAAGACGCTAGGCAAGGTGAACAGCATGACCTTCAATCCGGGCGACCGGATTCTGCTCAAGGCAGGCGGCGTATGGAATGACCAGTATCTGGACCTGCACGGCTCCGGGACAGAGGGCAGTCCGATTACGGTGGACCGCTACGGCAGCGGCGCCAAGCCGCTGATTAACTTCGGCAACACAGCCGCAGGCGGCGAAGGCTTCGGTGTCCGGCTGCGCAATGTCTCCTACTGGGAGATTAACAACCTGGAAATCACAAGCGGGCAGCACGCCACCGACATGCGCCGGAGCGGAGTGCTGGTCGTTGGTGAAGGCACAGGAGCCGGGGATTTCCGGCATATTGTAATCCGCGGTCTCGATATCCACGATATCTTCGGCACAGACCGCCGGACAGGCGGCATTAACTTCCATGCGCGCGGATCGGGCTCCGCGCCGGAGAGCACCTGGGATGGTATCCTGATCGAGAACAATACGGTGATCAACGTGGCGGATACGGGGATTCAGACGATGACGGATGCTTTTCTCAACAATGCCTGGACGCATAAATTTGACGCCTTCCGGGGTGTGGTCATCCGCGGCAATACCGTGGAGCGAATCCACCGGGACGGTATCCTGGTCAGAGCCGCTGTGTCCCCGCTGATCGAATACAACAAGACGAAGTCCATCGGCGAAGCTTGCGACATTGACCCTGCCGTGGTGAATTATCTGGACAACATTGCTGTCGTGGCGGCACAGTGGGCTTATTATACGACCGGCGCGCTTTTCCAGTACAATGAGGCTTCGGATACCCGGATGCTGGAGGGGGACGGCCAGCCGTGGGACTTCGACGTTGAGGTGCATGACAGCATTTACCAGTACAATTACAGCTACAACAACGAAGGCGGCACCCTGCTCGTCATGAACAACACGAACAACAACATCTTCCGCTACAACATCAGCCAGAATGACCTGGACGGCAACGGGGCGTTCCATCTGCTGAGCGGCGGGGGCAATCTGCACATCTACAACAATATCATCTACCGTTCCGGCACGCAGAACCGGGCGCTGACCCATGCGAGTAATACAGGGATGGTCTACTACACGAACAATATTTTCTATAATGCCGCCAGCGGACAATACACGAACAGCCCTAGAATGACGTACAGCCACAACAGCTTCTACGGCGCGAATGCGGGCGTCCCAAGCGATCCCTACAAAATCACCGGCAACCCCGGGCTCGCCAGCCCCGGCACCGCAACCGGACGCGAATCGGCAGACGGCTATAAGCTGCTCCCGTCCTCCCCGCTGATCCACGCAGGTGTATCTGTCCCGGACAATGGTGGTCTGGACTATTTCGGGAATCCGCTCTATAACGGTGCGCCGGATATCGGGGCTTATGAGTTCCAAGGGACAATTACACCACCGGCTACGCTGTTCCAGGACGACTTCGAGGATAATGATTACAGCGGCTGGACCACCTCCGGGGGAGCCTGGAGCGTGACGGAAGACGGGACCCGCACGTTATCGCAGACTTCCGGGAGCGGTGAGGCGCTTGCTTACACTGGAGATGCGGCCTGGAGGAATTACACGTATTCGGCCCGGGTTAAGCTGCTGAATACATTCGGCAACGTAGGGCTGCTGTTCCGTTATGCAGATGCTTCCAATTACTACCTGTTTCGGCTGAATGATTCAGGCGACAAGGCGGAGCTGCTCAAAAAAACCGCCGGCACGCTTACCGTGGTCAGCAGCACGAATACTGCCGTTATCCCCGGCCAGTGGACAGAGCTGAAGGTGAGCGTCAGCGACAGTACGATTACAGCATCGGCGGGCGGCGTGCAGCTGATCGAGTGGACCGATCCGGCGGCACAGCCGGCCGGTGGCTTGATTGGGCTGCGGATGCACTCCAGCACCGCACGGATCGACGATGTGAAGGTGACTGAGTAG
- a CDS encoding O-methyltransferase, with the protein MQNQEEYSEQLYTEDELLLQVKAAIAANGMPEVSIAPGYGRLLTMLVALSRSTRLLEIGALGGYSGICLCRGLQQQGSLTSLELRAEYAALAERHLQQAGFGDRVEYKIGPALDSLKLLEAQGQKYDFFFIDADKENYPNYLEYAIRLASPGAIIAGDNIFLRGRTLNPEKNGPAVQAMRRFNEMIAGDPRLTSTLLPAYDGLALAMVK; encoded by the coding sequence ATGCAGAATCAGGAAGAATACAGCGAACAGCTATATACAGAGGATGAATTATTATTACAGGTCAAAGCAGCCATCGCCGCAAACGGCATGCCGGAGGTATCGATTGCTCCGGGCTACGGCAGGCTGCTGACGATGCTGGTGGCCCTCTCCCGTTCCACCCGCCTGCTGGAGATCGGAGCGCTTGGCGGGTACAGTGGAATCTGTCTGTGCCGCGGCCTCCAGCAGCAGGGCAGCCTCACGTCACTGGAGCTCCGCGCAGAATATGCAGCGCTGGCAGAGCGCCATCTGCAGCAGGCAGGCTTCGGCGACCGGGTGGAGTATAAGATTGGCCCTGCGCTGGACAGCCTGAAGCTGCTGGAAGCACAGGGCCAAAAGTATGATTTCTTCTTCATCGATGCCGATAAGGAGAACTATCCGAATTATCTGGAATATGCCATCCGGCTGGCTTCGCCGGGGGCGATCATTGCCGGGGATAACATTTTCCTGCGCGGCCGGACGCTTAACCCGGAGAAGAACGGACCCGCGGTGCAGGCGATGCGCCGCTTCAATGAGATGATCGCAGGCGATCCCCGCCTGACCAGCACTCTGCTGCCCGCCTATGACGGACTGGCACTCGCGATGGTGAAATAG